In Aegilops tauschii subsp. strangulata cultivar AL8/78 chromosome 3, Aet v6.0, whole genome shotgun sequence, one genomic interval encodes:
- the LOC141021106 gene encoding berberine bridge enzyme-like Cyn d 4, producing MPRLNAYVRNPRFLENTTVRPLYLVMPTNAGHVQDAVRCGRRHNMSIRVRSGGHDYEGLSYRSVNASDFAVLDLSELRTVLVDSQTSTAWVESGATLGELYYAIGNVSDVLGFPGGVCPTVGVGGHFSGGGFGTLMRKHGLAVDNVVDAELVVANGTVLNRTTMGEDVFWAIRGGGGSFGVVLKWQVGLVTIPATVSVFKEAVSGSEGAVDKVTRWQKVAPALPGELYLRVRVQEKKADFRASFLGGCDDLRRVMNRSLGLNGADCKEMTWVESVAYIWLGSNATREDLLSRNTSKSESPNSFKATTDYVRQAIPRDAWAEIFGKLV from the coding sequence ATGCCGCGGCTCAACGCCTACGTCAGGAACCCAAGGTTCCTGGAGAATACCACCGTGAGGCCTCTCTACTTGGTCATGCCGACGAACGCCGGCCACGTGCAGGACGCCGTTCGCTGCGGCCGCCGGCACAACATGTCCATCCGCGTGCGCAGCGGCGGGCACGACTACGAGGGCCTGTCGTACCGGTCCGTGAACGCCAGCGACTTCGCGGTGCTCGACCTGTCGGAGCTCCGCACCGTGCTCGTCGACAGCCAGACGTCGACGGCGTGGGTGGAGTCCGGCGCGACCCTTGGCGAGCTCTACTATGCCATCGGCAACGTGAGCGACGTGCTGGGGTTCCCGGGCGGCGTGTGCCCGACCGTCGGCGTCGGAGGCCATTtcagcggcggcggcttcggcacgCTGATGCGCAAGCACGGGCTGGCCGTCGACAACGTCGTCGACGCCGAGCTGGTGGTCGCCAATGGGACGGTCCTGAACAGGACCACCATGGGGGAAGACGTCTTTTGGGCCATCCGAGGCGGCGGAGGGAGCTTCGGCGTCGTGCTAAAGTGGCAGGTGGGATTGGTGACCATCCCGGCGACGGTGTCGGTGTTCAAGGAGGCGGTGTCGGGCAGCGAGGGCGCCGTGGACAAGGTCACCAGGTGGCAGAAGGTGGCGCCGGCCCTGCCGGGCGAACTGTACCTCAGGGTGCGCGTCCAGGAAAAGAAGGCCGACTTCCGGGCCTCGTTCCTCGGCGGCTGCGACGACCTCCGGCGGGTGATGAACCGCAGCCTGGGGTTGAACGGCGCCGACTGCAAGGAGATGACCTGGGTCGAGTCCGTGGCCTACATCTGGCTGGGCAGCAACGCGACCCGGGAGGACCTCCTGAGCCGGAACACCTCCAAGTCCGAATCCCCCAACAGCTTCAAGGCGACGACCGACTACGTCCGGCAGGCCATTCCCAGGGACGCGTGGGCCGAGATCTTCGGCAAGCTGGTGTAG
- the LOC109766859 gene encoding 2-oxoglutarate-dependent dioxygenase 11 encodes MGSLPVPSVQALVAATGGDDVPLRYLRPEAAAEAVTSDGDGDGDGEAQIPIIDHQRLLLELDHGGEESARLHRACQDWGFFQLVNHSVPDDVVESMKANIQQFFQLPAETKKRFAQEQGQLEGYGQLFVVSEDQKLDWADMLFLYTQPPEMRNTKFWPDQPATFRSALDRYSGAVKDVSDSLLATMAKNLGLKREAIADKCIRGMQKVRINYYPPCAQAEKVVGLSPHSDANLLTLVLQVNHVQGLQIKRNGSWLPVKPVSGAFVVNIGDMFEVLTNGRYRSIEHRAVVHPKEERLSIAAFQFPNIDTMIGPLKEMTGHEDDAYKTLDLESFMKIFFATKLEGKNFLEQMKLN; translated from the exons ATGGGATCTCTCCCCGTCCCGAGTGTGCAGGCCTTGGTGGCTGCCACCGGCGGAGACGATGTGCCGCTGAGGTATCTCCGGCCAGAGGCGGCAGCAGAAGCGGTCAccagcgacggcgacggcgacggcgacggcgaggcacaGATCCCCATCATCGACCACCAAAGGCTGCTGCTGGAGCTGGACCATGGTGGCGAGGAGTCTGCACGCCTCCACAGAGCCTGCCAAGACTGGGGCTTCTTCCAG TTAGTTAACCACAGTGTCCCAGACGATGTGGTGGAGAGCATGAAGGCCAACATCCAGCAATTCTTCCAGCTACCCGCAGAGACGAAGAAGCGATTCGCTCAGGAGCAAGGGCAGCTAGAAGGCTACGGTCAACTGTTCGTCGTCTCTGAGGATCAGAAGCTCGACTGGGCTGACATGCTCTTCCTCTACACGCAGCCACCTGAGATGAGGAACACCAAGTTCTGGCCTGACCAGCCTGCTACCTTCAG ATCGGCGCTGGATAGATATTCTGGTGCGGTGAAGGATGTATCAGACTCCCTTTTAGCTACGATGGCCAAGAACTTGGGACTGAAACGAGAGGCGATCGCTGACAAATGCATCCGTGGAATGCAGAAAGTCAGAATAAACTACTACCCACCATGCGCCCAAGCAGAGAAAGTCGTTGGCTTGTCCCCGCACTCCGATGCTAACCTCCTAACACTTGTCCTCCAAGTGAATCATGTCCAGGGCCTGCAGATCAAGAGGAACGGCAGCTGGCTTCCTGTCAAGCCCGTCTCGGGCGCTTTCGTCGTCAACATCGGAGATATGTTTGAG GTCTTGACGAACGGGAGGTACAGGAGCATCGAGCACCGGGCTGTTGTCCACCCGAAGGAAGAACGGCTGTCGATTGCAGCGTTCCAATTCCCAAACATCGACACCATGATAGGTCCTCTGAAGGAGATGACCGGACATGAAGACGATGCCTACAAGACGTTGGACCTCGAGAGCTTCATGAAGATCTTCTTCGCGACCAAGCTCGAGGGGAAGAACTTCTTGGAGCAGATGAAGCTAAACTAG